The genomic window ACAGTAGAACAATTGCGCCAGATGGGTTTGCGGGTGATGCTTTTAAGTGGCGATCGCCCAGAAGCTGCTAGTGCGATCGCCCAAAAGTTGGGTATAGATCACACCGATGTCCTAGCTGGCATTCCTCCCAGCAAAAAAGCCGCCGTCATTCAAGAACTACAAACCCAATCTGCACATCACGTTGCCATGATTGGCGATGGAATCAATGATGCACCCGCATTATCCCAAGCCGATGTCGGCATTGCCTTACACTCTGGCACAGATGTCGCAATGGAAACAGCCCAAATAGTCTTGATGCGCGATCGCTTGAGTGATGTTGTCCAAGCAATTTGCCTCAGTCGTGCCACCTTCAACAAAATTCGCCAGAATTTATTCTGGGCTTTTGCCTACAATACCATTGGTATTCCTCTCGCAGCAGGTGTTCTATTACCAAATTGGGGTTTTGTCCTCAGCCCTTCCGGTGCGGCGGCACTCATGGCCTTTAGCTCAGTCAGTGTAGTGACTAACTCCGTATTATTACGTCGGTTAGCTCATCATTAGGTAACATTACAGCATCAATGTAGTTTCTCCCATCTCAGGTTAAACTAAATTGATAGGTACAAGTTCAGCATCTCATGAAATATACTGTCACTCCTTGAGGCGTGACGGTAGTTTACAAAGTAGAACAAATCGGTTCTACTTTGTGTCTGTAAATATAGCGGTTGTCATTGGCAGAAAATACACTACTCTAGTACAACACGGCGGAAATAAAGATACCATTCTCAATAGTTCAAAGCTTTAAAATACAGGTCTTTTGACTTTTGATGTTTGACTTTTGACTTCCGCGCAGCGTTACTAGCCTCTAGCAGAGTGTATTGCACACAAGCGAGAAACGCTATTCTGTAATGCTGCACAACATCAAACATCAGACATCAGACTGTAGTGGGCGAGAATGGCAGGCAATAATACTCAAAAATTTAGAATTAATCAAAATTGCAACGATTTTGGTAACGATTTATCAACAGCAGTAGAAACAAGTGAAAGTCATCTACTAATTCTGGAAGATGATCAGGGTCGGAAAGAATTTATTTTAGAAAATCCTGTCTACTCTCTTGGTAGAGACCGCGAGTCTAATATCCGTTTAGTATCTCAATTCGTCTCTCGTCGCCATGCTACATTGGTGAGAATGCCAAGACAGAATAACACTCAAAGCTATTATTACCGCATCGTAGATGGTGATGGTCAAGGCAAACCTAGTGCTAATGGTTTCATGATTAACGGGCGCAAAATGACAGCCTACGATTTAAAAAATGAAGATGAAATTGTCTTTGGCCCTAAAATACGTGCCATTTATTATCTGTTGAAAAATACTCCGCGTTGTGGACAAACCGATGCTAGTGAGTATGACATTACACTCATTAATCCCGGTATGACTGATGACATAGAGGAAATTTGAAAATAGGGAGTAGGGGATAGGGGGGAGACAAGAAAGTAAAAAGGTCACGTCGCTTTGCTCCGAATTCAAAATTCAAAATTCAAAATTCAAAATTAAATACCCCACAGATAAATCCGGGGGCTTGAATTAATCTTGTTTGAATTTTTTATTCTCCATAAATAAATTTAGGGGATTGTATGCTTTTTTTCTTTGGTCAAAGAAACGAATTTTTTGACTTTTTTCTGTCCCATGCCCTTAAATTCAGTATGAACCCACCAGACTTTCTATTAAATGCCAATAACGATTTCCCTCAATTTCTTGCCTAATAAAATCAAACATTTGTCGGCAGCGATTATTAATGCGGAGTGGTAATTCCTCATTTTTAATGACAATACTCATTCGGCTTTCTGTCTCTGTAGCCGTTGATTTATCAATCAGCACTTCCACTTTGACTAATTGGGAAACTGAAACATTCCCAGGAATCTCACGTGCCATAACGTAATCGGGTGTGTAGTATTGAATTTCCAAATCACAGTTCTGTAATAGGTCTACAACTAATGGCTGAAGATCGTCAATATGAACAGCAATAATAAATGAACATGTATAGCGAGCCATAATAGCCCCACACCTGGTAACACTCCGTCCATCCTATAATACTGAAGTGACTAAACGGCAAGTGCTTATAGATTCCTTAAACAAAAATCCCTGAAAATACTATTTTATCAGCTTTTTGACCTGTGACCTGTGGCAAATATTCTGGAAACAAGTATTAGATACGACGGCGATCGCGTCATACTTGGGGATGATCCTCATATCTCCCATGTGATATCAGATATTTCCCACTGATAGTAGATGTAAATGATACTCTGTTTCTATACTGTAATTAAGAAGTGTTGCGTAAACTAGGAACGTATATATGCCATTATTCATGCAAACAGCAAATTCAGTCGCCACAGGTGGCTCTCATTTTCCTCTAGCTTTTACATTAGTCTATGTAGTGGGCTTTATTGCTGCTGTCTCCATTGGTTCTATTGCTTGGTACAACTCTAAGCGTCCTGCTGGTTGGGAAAGCAAGGATCGTCCTGATTTTGTGCCTAAAATTGAAAAAGAAGAAACTCCGGGTCTGGGTGAACCGAAGTCATAATTAGTCAATAATCATTAGTCATTAGTCATGAGTCAATCAAGTCTAAGCTAAAGACTTTTGACTAAAGTTAGTTCTGAACTTCAACCCAACGACGGTAAAGCTTTTGGATTTTTTTGAGCAGTGCAGTATGCGCTGAATGATTAGATTCATTCATGTGGGTTAACTCTTGCAATTTTGTCAAGAGTCTTGCTTCCTCGATCGCTACCTCACCATCACTGTAAATTAAACCACTGATGGCTTCAATCAGATTTTCGCAGTCTTCACTGCTGGGGCGATCGCCTAAGTATTCTTTCACCCATGTGTAACATTCATTGGGTTGTACAGGAACTAATTCATACAACCACGGTTTAATCTCTGGATCTGTAGCCAAACCCTTGGCCTGAGCTATTTCACGTAGATATTGCCTTTCTTCTGGTTGAATTCTGCCGTCGATCCATGCAGCTCCAATCAGAATTTTAACTAAATTTTTGACATTGGCATCAGTTATCATTGCTGCCTCCTCTGGGAGATTCAGGCTTTCATCAAATCGTACAATCCTTGATCGTATTCACCCCGAATCGTTGGTTTTTCTTAAGCGCACCATGAAAAACCCATCCATGTCTTGACGATGAGGCCAGAGTTTTAACCAACCTTGGGGTGTGCCATAGGTAGAATAAGGTGAATCAAGGCTTAAAGGTTCAATTTGCCAATCGGAATGCTCTCTTAAAAATTCTGTAATCACACCTTCATTTTCGGCTGGGTGTAAGGTACAAGTAGCGTAAACTAGCACCCCACAGGGTTTAACTAATTTTGATGTCTGGGATAATAGTTCCTTTTGCAGTGTCGAGAGTTCAGTTACAGACGCGGGGGTTTGTCGCCAACGCGCATCAGCATGACGGTGCATAGTGCCTAAACCAGAGCAAGGCGCATCTAATAAAACTCGGTCGGCGGTATGATCAAACTGTGGTAAATTCCGGCTGTCGCCAGTGTAAATTTCAATTGAGTGTAAACCCAGGCGTTGGGCATTGTCTTTAAGTTTACGCAACCGGGAGGCAGTGCGATCGCTAGCCAAGATTTTTCCTTCATCCTGCATTAACTCAGCCATGTGGGTTGTTTTCCCCCCAGGTGCAGCACAAGCATCAATGATCATTTCCCCAGGTTGGGGGTCAATTATATGACTTACCAACTGCGCGCTAGCATCCTGGACAACCCACCAACCTTCATTAAATCCAGGGAGATTTTGAATCGCCCCACTATTCCCAATTAATCTTAAAGCTTGGGGTAAATAAGGTATTCGTCTAGCTAAAATCCCCGCCGATGTTAACGCTGTCTCTACTTCCTCAATCGAAGTCCGCAGAGGATTAATTCTTAAATCAATGGTAGGTGTTTGGTTCATCCACTCACAGAGTCTTTCCGTCTCCTCTACACCCAATTGTTCTAACCAGACTTGGATTATCCAATCAGGAAAACTGTGTAGAATCCCTAACCGTTCTACTGGGTTGTCTGGTAACTCTAAAGGGTCTGGTAATTTTTCCGCTAAACGAACGTATTGACGTAACAAACCATTAACAAAACCTGTAAGTCCAGCCAAACCATTATCTTTAGCCAGTTGGACTGTAGTATTGACAGCCGCAGACACAGGGATACGTTCTTGATAACGCAGTTGATAAAAGCCTAAATGTAAAATACTGCGGAGGTCGCTTGGCTGTTGATGAGATTTCTTTTTGGCGAGTTGGTCAATCAGAGAGTCAAGAGTACGTTGTCTTCTAACGCTGCCATATACTAATTCTGTCACCAAACGGCGGTCAATATCAGACAGGTTAACTTTTCGTAGCACCCTATCTAATGCAACATCAGCATAAGCCCCTTTATGAACATCTCGTAGAGTTAAAAAAGCTACTTGACGGGAATCAGTCACGTCCCTACACTCCGAATTCAAAATTCAAAATTAACAACCCCGATGAAATAAATTACCATTACACAAAAATTAGGTTTTCGTTTACATATTGGGTAAATACTGAATTATTCTTTTTTGTATTGATATTACCTAATTCTAATTTTTAATGCGTGCAAGATGCTATTTTATCTACAAATAAGAATAAAAAACCCCGATTTCTTAAAAAAACCGGGGTTATTGCCTTTCAGGAATGATTTAGACTAATAGAGCAAAAAACAATATTATCGATATGGTTCTACACTGCTGATTTCTAATTCACAGGCGCGCGAAACTAATTCTGACGGCAATTTATCAAAACTCACTAACGATAAATAAGATGGGTCTTTAATTAGTTCCTTTGCCAATAAGAACCCAGCAATCGTCCAGGTTTGATATTTTCTAGATTGCTTCCCAATCAATCGTCCTTTCTTGCCATCATAATATTCTGGCCATTCATCTTCAAACAATCGTGTTTGGGCAATTTCAATCGCCTTAGTTGCTAAATAAGGTTTATTCGTTTTTATAGAGGCTGCTGTTAACATCCACATCAAAACAGGCCAGCTACCTGCATTATGATATGACCAAGGTATATTCTTAGGGTCGCATCCTGTAACAGTTCTGTACTCTTCATTTTCTAAAGCTGGGTAGCAGATTTTCATGGGCATATCTCCCACTAAATCTTCCCATCTTTCTTCTACAAGATTCATAATTGATTGAGCTTGTTCTTCTGTCGCCAAGTCAGAAATAATCGCCATCAAGTTACCCAGTGCAAAGAAGCGAGTATCTAACTGTGATGGACCAACATTACCTGCTAAATAACCACCTTTTTTTGGTAGCCATTTATCTAATTCATAATAAGGAATAGAGTCTACATAGATGTTAAAAAGATTGACTGCTGTTTTACCATATTCTTCACTTTTAAAGCGATAAATAGCATTGAGGCGATTCAAATCAATCCAATAATGTTGGCGAATATGGGCGCACAAAAGCGGTAAACGATTATCAATTGCTTCTACAACGTCTTGATTACCTTGACAAATTAGCATCTCCCGCGCCGCACGCAACGCCGCATAAAATAGGACTTGCAGTTCCAGAGGGTGTCCATAGATACCCATGCGGCGGTCAATCATGCAAGCACCATCGGGAACTAACAGCGTAGGATACATATCAAAGCGATTAGCCAGACAGATTTCCATGATTAACCTAATACCTGTTTGGAATTCAGGTTTATAGGCTAAAGAAAAATCTTTTGTTGCTACTACATAAGAATGCAACAAAATGATCCACCATAAACAAGAATCTACTGGTGTGACTCTAGCGATCGCGTGTTCACCAAAATCTGCTTCTAAATACTCTTCACCATGCTCTGATACTACTTTAAAACTCGCTGGTATCAAACCCCTACCTGGCTTATAAGCATCTAATTGTCTTTCTTTAGGTTGTAACTTTAAAGTTTCTTCTAAAAAGTTGCGGACAATCTCTGTTCTACCTTTGATCAAAAAAATCAAAGCTGAAGAAACAAAATCCCGAACAAAACATTGGTCGTAATTTAGAGCCTCTACAGAAACATCATAGGCTGCTACAGTCCCGACAGGGCGACCTTTATAATATAAAATTGATTTTTCTAGTGCTTCCCAAGCTGATGCTTCTATATTTTCATCTGTTAGTAATTCATTGATTTTCTGCATCGCCAGACTAACTCCATTGTGGGTGTAAATTTTTGGTAGATGCGCTTTATTTCTGGGTTTTTTTACTCTTGATCAGCATAAGAGAGAGAATGTTTTACCATAGCAAAAATTCTCCCACATCAACAGCCCAAGCTGATTATCTCAAGCTGTTACTATTTTGTATAATGCGTAATGAACAATTAATTCACTTTATTATCAGTTATTCTTGTGGTAATCTACAGCTAGCTGTGATTCCATACCCAAGTAATAAAAAGATTAATAAAGACAGTCAGACAAGATATATTTTTAGCTTATCCATAGCTCTTTTGTGTGAGCAGAGCTTGCCTTTACCAAACAAAAACATATCTCTCAAACTGTTTAAGGTTTAGATGAAGTAAAGTTTCTATGACTGCTAGTTATCTTTACTTAATGAGGATCTAGTGATTAAGATTATTTTTCCCCTACAAATTAATAATTTATAACTTTTTTTAAAAATTTGCAATATGAATAATTACAAATTTAAAGATTGTCAATACCTTTAAAGGATTATATTTTACACTACTGGAATATAAACTAGTGTGATTACTGGACTGATATCACAAATAAATCATCAACCGTCAAGCAAGCATGGGGTTATAGAACTGGAGAGACTTGTTTGCGATCATGTTTATGAGTTTTCTCCATAGCTTTCAAAGACATAGCATAGCAAGGAAGTGCAATCACCTTTAGCTTAATTAGTTTAAAATACGGAATTTGCTGAAATAGTGAAAACCCTTCCGCAGTATTACGGAAGGGTTTTCGCATCTAATTTTTTTTGTTTGGCTTCTTAGTCTTGAAAACTTAGTCAAAAAATACCTTTTTTACTCCATAAGCGGCTAGTCCAGCAGTAGCTACAATTCCTACTGCTGGTAGAGCAACAACCGTTGTCGTTGTAAACCCTAAGACACCCAGTATTCCAGGTGCAGTAGAAGTTACTGTAGCTACTGTGATTGAACCTAAACTAGCTGCTGCTGATGAGGCAGCTACAATAGCACCCATTGTTGTTGAATCTTCAGAATTTAGCATTTATTCGTTTCCTCACTTGTATCTATTAATCAAATAATCTCTTTACACCATAAGCGGCTAATCCAACTACAGCACCTGCTGCTATTACTGGGGCAGCACCAATTGCAATACCCCCAAATGCTCCTGCCAGCCCCATATTCCCAAGCATTGCAGTAACGCCT from Nostoc sp. UHCC 0870 includes these protein-coding regions:
- the psb35 gene encoding photosystem II assembly protein Psb35; amino-acid sequence: MPLFMQTANSVATGGSHFPLAFTLVYVVGFIAAVSIGSIAWYNSKRPAGWESKDRPDFVPKIEKEETPGLGEPKS
- a CDS encoding 16S rRNA (cytosine(967)-C(5))-methyltransferase — translated: MTDSRQVAFLTLRDVHKGAYADVALDRVLRKVNLSDIDRRLVTELVYGSVRRQRTLDSLIDQLAKKKSHQQPSDLRSILHLGFYQLRYQERIPVSAAVNTTVQLAKDNGLAGLTGFVNGLLRQYVRLAEKLPDPLELPDNPVERLGILHSFPDWIIQVWLEQLGVEETERLCEWMNQTPTIDLRINPLRTSIEEVETALTSAGILARRIPYLPQALRLIGNSGAIQNLPGFNEGWWVVQDASAQLVSHIIDPQPGEMIIDACAAPGGKTTHMAELMQDEGKILASDRTASRLRKLKDNAQRLGLHSIEIYTGDSRNLPQFDHTADRVLLDAPCSGLGTMHRHADARWRQTPASVTELSTLQKELLSQTSKLVKPCGVLVYATCTLHPAENEGVITEFLREHSDWQIEPLSLDSPYSTYGTPQGWLKLWPHRQDMDGFFMVRLRKTNDSG
- a CDS encoding tellurite resistance TerB family protein is translated as MITDANVKNLVKILIGAAWIDGRIQPEERQYLREIAQAKGLATDPEIKPWLYELVPVQPNECYTWVKEYLGDRPSSEDCENLIEAISGLIYSDGEVAIEEARLLTKLQELTHMNESNHSAHTALLKKIQKLYRRWVEVQN
- a CDS encoding glycoside hydrolase 100 family protein; translated protein: MQKINELLTDENIEASAWEALEKSILYYKGRPVGTVAAYDVSVEALNYDQCFVRDFVSSALIFLIKGRTEIVRNFLEETLKLQPKERQLDAYKPGRGLIPASFKVVSEHGEEYLEADFGEHAIARVTPVDSCLWWIILLHSYVVATKDFSLAYKPEFQTGIRLIMEICLANRFDMYPTLLVPDGACMIDRRMGIYGHPLELQVLFYAALRAAREMLICQGNQDVVEAIDNRLPLLCAHIRQHYWIDLNRLNAIYRFKSEEYGKTAVNLFNIYVDSIPYYELDKWLPKKGGYLAGNVGPSQLDTRFFALGNLMAIISDLATEEQAQSIMNLVEERWEDLVGDMPMKICYPALENEEYRTVTGCDPKNIPWSYHNAGSWPVLMWMLTAASIKTNKPYLATKAIEIAQTRLFEDEWPEYYDGKKGRLIGKQSRKYQTWTIAGFLLAKELIKDPSYLSLVSFDKLPSELVSRACELEISSVEPYR
- a CDS encoding FHA domain-containing protein; this encodes MAGNNTQKFRINQNCNDFGNDLSTAVETSESHLLILEDDQGRKEFILENPVYSLGRDRESNIRLVSQFVSRRHATLVRMPRQNNTQSYYYRIVDGDGQGKPSANGFMINGRKMTAYDLKNEDEIVFGPKIRAIYYLLKNTPRCGQTDASEYDITLINPGMTDDIEEI